In Candidatus Poribacteria bacterium, the following are encoded in one genomic region:
- the ispG gene encoding flavodoxin-dependent (E)-4-hydroxy-3-methylbut-2-enyl-diphosphate synthase, translated as MKELIQLSNKRPTRKIMVGNIPIGGGSPISIQTMTTTLTHDVDATLAQVERCAEAGAQIVRVAVPAEPDAKALGPLVKRSPVPIVSDIHFNYRYALAAVDAGVAKVRINPGNIGSEKRIAEVLSAAKAANIPIRIGVNEGSLEKDLLEKYPSPTAEALVESAMRHVNICEEHDFRDIAISVKSSDPLRMIEANRQLSAKVLYPLHLGVTEAGTPRRAHVKSTLGIGTLLMEGIGDTIRISITGDPVEEVLTAKELLRALGMAEDMLDVVSCPFCGRGDPNAGYENIVAVAEELLEKHGINIPVAVMGCEVNGPGETRNAEVGIHLGGKELAVLKVRGERVRTFRGKDEVNPEFLANALLEAAQQLGAVQTDKAV; from the coding sequence ATGAAAGAACTCATACAACTCAGCAACAAACGCCCTACACGAAAAATCATGGTAGGGAACATCCCGATCGGTGGTGGCAGCCCCATCTCTATCCAGACGATGACAACCACGCTGACACACGACGTTGATGCCACGCTGGCACAGGTAGAGCGATGCGCAGAGGCAGGCGCACAGATCGTCCGTGTCGCTGTCCCTGCAGAACCGGACGCAAAGGCACTCGGTCCGCTTGTGAAACGCTCTCCAGTCCCGATAGTGTCGGATATCCACTTCAACTACCGGTACGCACTCGCGGCGGTGGATGCAGGTGTAGCCAAGGTTCGCATCAATCCGGGCAACATCGGTAGTGAGAAACGGATTGCGGAGGTGCTATCTGCAGCGAAAGCAGCGAATATCCCGATCCGTATCGGCGTTAACGAGGGATCGCTTGAGAAGGATTTGTTAGAGAAATATCCCTCCCCAACAGCGGAGGCTTTGGTGGAAAGCGCGATGCGGCATGTCAATATCTGTGAAGAGCACGATTTCAGAGACATCGCGATCTCCGTCAAGTCGAGTGATCCGCTTCGGATGATAGAAGCAAACCGTCAGTTGTCAGCGAAAGTCCTATATCCGTTGCATCTTGGCGTGACGGAAGCCGGTACGCCTCGACGGGCGCATGTCAAATCGACGCTCGGCATCGGCACGCTCTTGATGGAAGGGATTGGCGACACCATCCGCATCTCGATTACCGGCGATCCGGTTGAAGAGGTCTTGACTGCCAAAGAACTCCTCCGCGCACTCGGTATGGCAGAAGACATGCTCGACGTTGTTTCTTGCCCGTTCTGTGGACGCGGCGACCCTAACGCAGGTTATGAGAATATCGTCGCTGTCGCTGAGGAACTTTTAGAGAAACACGGTATTAATATCCCAGTGGCAGTGATGGGATGTGAAGTCAACGGACCTGGTGAGACACGGAACGCTGAAGTAGGCATCCATTTGGGCGGTAAGGAACTTGCCGTTCTAAAAGTTCGTGGTGAACGCGTGCGTACCTTCCGAGGAAAAGACGAAGTGAACCCGGAATTTTTGGCGAATGCGTTGTTAGAAGCAGCGCAGCAGTTGGGGGCAGTGCAAACCGATAAAGCCGTATAA
- a CDS encoding AAA-like domain-containing protein, with protein MRRFGTQGPVNPQDNYVVARNEELTDFIDRVKQGRYIVLFAPRQTGKKTFFQDALKVLAAEGTDYFPIQLNFEEYEYITPIEFYQSLCREICREIQKVFRVRGDQISSELDNFLVNAQMTNHLSMREFFEHFTRFAEHQRVVLIVDEFDGIPRDALNGFLRSLRRIYLTGREGRAPYSVGIVGVKNITQLNYDRSISPFNIQDEFTLPNFSIEQVHELLTQYTDEVGQQFAPKVVEKVHKQTAGQPFLVNRFAQILTEELGIPKTETIQMSHFSQAHEQLLSERNTNISHLITNVLRDPRFEKMLMRIAFYQESRRFNFDDDIISELATYGIIGADKGGMCQILNPIYLHRVLQAFQPLINGLEDEYFSQDGPVDFSEYMTATGQLQMRTLMENFKDFIARAGFRILQVPDTPQEFVGQYLLFAYLDEFVKIVGAAMYLEVPTGRGRADLVISHSGQTYVVETKVWRSERSYQAGKQQLAAYLKLENATEGYYMVFDYRETPEPRAETDTVDDCTIHSYVIPVLQAAINISSLRD; from the coding sequence ATGAGACGATTTGGAACGCAAGGTCCCGTCAACCCCCAAGATAACTACGTTGTTGCACGGAATGAGGAACTCACCGATTTCATCGATCGCGTTAAACAGGGACGATATATCGTGCTGTTCGCACCCAGACAGACCGGTAAAAAGACGTTTTTCCAAGATGCTCTCAAAGTACTTGCAGCCGAAGGGACAGACTATTTCCCAATACAACTTAATTTTGAAGAGTACGAATACATAACACCCATAGAGTTCTATCAATCACTTTGTAGAGAAATCTGTAGGGAAATCCAGAAGGTCTTCCGCGTCCGTGGCGATCAGATATCTTCGGAACTCGACAATTTTTTGGTGAACGCGCAGATGACAAATCATCTCTCAATGCGTGAATTTTTTGAACACTTCACCCGCTTCGCGGAGCATCAACGGGTCGTTCTCATTGTTGACGAATTTGACGGCATTCCACGAGATGCGCTCAACGGATTCCTCCGTTCGCTTCGCCGGATATACCTCACTGGACGCGAAGGACGCGCACCCTATAGCGTAGGTATTGTCGGGGTTAAAAATATCACACAACTCAACTACGATCGTTCGATCTCGCCGTTCAATATACAAGACGAATTCACGCTGCCAAACTTCAGTATAGAACAGGTACATGAACTCCTTACCCAGTACACCGATGAAGTCGGACAGCAATTCGCGCCGAAAGTCGTTGAGAAGGTTCATAAACAGACAGCAGGACAACCCTTTCTCGTCAATAGGTTTGCACAGATTCTCACAGAGGAATTAGGTATCCCAAAAACTGAGACGATTCAGATGTCTCACTTTTCACAAGCACACGAACAACTCTTGTCGGAGAGAAACACCAACATTTCACACCTTATTACAAATGTTCTCAGAGATCCACGTTTTGAAAAGATGCTTATGCGTATCGCCTTTTATCAAGAAAGCAGACGCTTCAATTTCGACGATGACATTATCAGTGAGTTAGCAACTTACGGTATCATTGGAGCAGATAAAGGCGGAATGTGTCAGATTCTCAACCCAATCTATTTACATCGGGTTTTGCAAGCATTCCAACCACTGATAAATGGACTTGAGGACGAATACTTCTCCCAAGACGGTCCCGTTGACTTTTCGGAATATATGACAGCCACCGGACAACTTCAGATGCGCACCCTCATGGAAAACTTCAAAGATTTCATCGCACGCGCCGGATTCAGAATACTCCAAGTCCCGGATACACCACAAGAATTCGTAGGGCAATATCTCCTGTTTGCCTATCTCGATGAATTTGTGAAAATCGTTGGTGCGGCTATGTACTTAGAAGTTCCAACCGGTAGAGGCAGAGCCGATCTCGTCATTTCTCACAGTGGACAGACATACGTTGTTGAAACGAAGGTGTGGCGTAGTGAACGAAGCTATCAGGCAGGCAAGCAACAACTCGCAGCATACCTTAAATTGGAAAACGCAACGGAAGGCTACTATATGGTGTTTGATTATCGCGAAACCCCAGAGCCGCGTGCGGAAACAGATACAGTTGATGATTGCACAATTCACAGTTATGTCATTCCAGTCCTCCAAGCTGCTATAAACATATCGTCCCTACGGGACTGA
- a CDS encoding DUF1080 domain-containing protein: MTQTPPESAVVLFDGTDLSNWTSLDGSEPGWEVEDDAMLVIPRTGDIISKETFTDHFVHIEFRCPDMPEASGQAKGNSGVFLQGRYEVQVLDSYGIDVPGMGDCGAIYNQFAPLVNACKPPLEWQSYDITFRAPRFNDAGEMSEGPRITVIQNGLVIINNAQLASTTGGSVGEAAEPGPLRLQDHGNDVRYRNVWAVALPLEGSDQY, translated from the coding sequence ATGACACAAACACCACCAGAATCGGCAGTTGTTCTCTTTGACGGCACAGACCTCAGCAACTGGACAAGCCTCGATGGCAGCGAACCGGGTTGGGAAGTCGAAGACGACGCAATGCTCGTCATCCCACGTACCGGCGACATAATAAGCAAAGAAACCTTTACGGATCACTTCGTCCATATCGAATTTAGGTGTCCCGATATGCCTGAAGCCTCCGGACAGGCAAAAGGCAACAGCGGCGTATTCCTCCAAGGTAGATATGAAGTTCAGGTTTTGGATTCCTACGGTATCGATGTCCCCGGCATGGGCGACTGCGGCGCAATTTACAACCAGTTCGCACCGCTCGTCAACGCTTGTAAACCACCCCTCGAATGGCAGTCTTACGATATTACCTTCCGCGCACCGCGTTTCAACGACGCAGGTGAGATGTCTGAAGGACCCCGCATCACTGTGATTCAGAACGGTTTGGTCATCATCAATAACGCGCAGCTCGCTAGTACAACAGGCGGTAGCGTGGGTGAGGCTGCCGAGCCAGGACCACTCCGTTTGCAAGATCACGGCAACGATGTCAGGTATCGGAACGTCTGGGCAGTTGCACTTCCACTTGAAGGCTCGGATCAGTATTAG
- the hisC gene encoding histidinol-phosphate transaminase, with translation MLKPKPSIDTIQPYQGGKPIEEVQREFGITDIIKLASNENPLGPSPLATQAIVESATQVHLYPDGNAYYLKEDLAQHIGISEDHLTLGNGSNDVLQLIAEAYVAPEDEVIYAAGAFVVYSLVTKLCSATAVVVPMQKDTHDLAAMAAAITDKTKVIFVANPNNPTGTMVTADETAAFMEQVPNDVLVVFDEAYYEYVSRSDYPQTLPYVLDGRNFVITRTFSKIYGLAGLRVGYGIAPPTLIETLNRVRQPFNCSLIGQAAARAALKDTDHVVRSQEHNNIGKTFLYNAFDELRLRYRETEGNFIMLHVDQSGADVADALLRKGVIVRPIAGYGYSDAVRVTIGTQQENEKFITALKVVRGQLSAIS, from the coding sequence ATGCTAAAACCGAAACCCAGCATTGACACGATTCAACCCTATCAGGGTGGGAAACCGATCGAAGAGGTCCAACGCGAGTTCGGTATTACCGATATTATCAAACTGGCATCTAACGAAAATCCGCTGGGTCCCTCGCCATTGGCGACGCAAGCGATTGTCGAGAGTGCCACGCAGGTGCATCTCTATCCCGATGGTAACGCTTACTACCTTAAAGAGGATCTCGCACAACATATCGGCATCTCTGAGGATCACCTGACTCTGGGGAACGGATCGAATGACGTGCTGCAATTAATCGCTGAGGCTTATGTTGCACCTGAGGATGAGGTAATCTATGCGGCGGGCGCGTTCGTCGTCTACAGTCTTGTAACGAAACTCTGCAGCGCGACAGCAGTCGTCGTACCAATGCAGAAGGATACACATGACCTCGCCGCCATGGCAGCGGCAATTACCGATAAGACGAAGGTGATCTTTGTCGCGAATCCGAATAACCCTACAGGTACGATGGTCACAGCAGATGAGACAGCGGCGTTTATGGAGCAGGTGCCCAACGATGTGCTGGTTGTTTTTGACGAAGCCTATTATGAGTATGTTTCACGTTCCGACTATCCACAGACGCTCCCTTATGTACTGGACGGACGGAACTTTGTCATCACTCGGACGTTCTCTAAAATCTATGGGCTTGCTGGATTGCGCGTCGGATACGGGATCGCGCCACCTACGCTGATTGAGACATTGAATCGCGTTCGCCAACCCTTCAATTGCAGTTTGATAGGGCAAGCAGCGGCACGCGCAGCACTGAAGGATACCGATCACGTCGTGAGGAGCCAAGAACACAACAACATCGGTAAAACCTTCCTTTACAATGCTTTTGATGAGCTTAGACTTCGGTATCGCGAGACTGAGGGCAATTTCATCATGTTACACGTCGATCAATCGGGCGCAGATGTCGCCGACGCGCTTCTGAGAAAGGGCGTTATCGTCCGTCCGATAGCGGGCTACGGCTATTCAGATGCGGTGCGTGTGACGATCGGGACACAGCAGGAAAACGAAAAATTTATCACGGCTTTAAAAGTCGTCAGGGGTCAGTTATCGGCTATCAGTTAA